In a single window of the Methylocystis echinoides genome:
- a CDS encoding helix-turn-helix transcriptional regulator gives MAKPVTRPYSRYSHDAVAMLGQLIRRARIERKMTTTELAERAGLSRGLVQRIEKGDPGCGIGAVFEAAAIVGVRLFDADQAALTSAIGTNTAILTLLPKAVRVSKVETKDDF, from the coding sequence ATGGCCAAGCCAGTGACCCGTCCCTATTCCCGCTACAGTCACGACGCCGTCGCGATGCTGGGCCAGCTGATCCGCCGCGCGCGCATCGAACGGAAGATGACGACGACCGAACTGGCCGAGCGCGCCGGGCTGTCTCGCGGCCTCGTGCAAAGGATCGAGAAGGGAGATCCAGGTTGCGGGATCGGCGCCGTGTTCGAGGCTGCGGCTATCGTCGGCGTGCGCCTCTTCGACGCCGATCAGGCCGCGCTGACGAGCGCGATCGGAACCAACACGGCAATACTCACGCTTCTGCCCAAGGCTGTGCGCGTTTCCAAGGTTGAGACCAAGGATGACTTCTGA